A genomic stretch from Juglans microcarpa x Juglans regia isolate MS1-56 chromosome 3S, Jm3101_v1.0, whole genome shotgun sequence includes:
- the LOC121257775 gene encoding U-box domain-containing protein 26-like: protein MPGSLEPLDLGVQIPYHFMCPISLELMRDPVTLHTGQTYNRASIESWVATGNTMCPVTRTLHSDFTLVPNSTLRRFIQDWCVANRSLGIERIPTPKQPANTNPVRSLLIQASSESNCAHSCLSALRRLKRLAHDSDKNNSVFSSLNASKVLTNIVFSSIGSEFPELNHEALALLVIFPLTDSECTLVASDGVRVAFLSHLLRHSSIKVRVNLAALIEIVVFGTRFSELRAQYLHHTQGHIVLKSNQQNVPTWDPS from the coding sequence atgcctGGGAGTTTAGAGCCTTTGGACTTGGGGGTTCAGATTCCTTATCATTTCATGTGTCCGATCTCGCTCGAGCTCATGCGTGACCCGGTGACCCTCCACACTGGTCAGACATACAACCGAGCCAGCATCGAGTCTTGGGTCGCCACTGGTAACACCATGTGCCCCGTCACCAGGACCCTACACTCCGACTTCACTCTAGTCCCGAACAGCACACTTCGTCGCTTCATACAAGATTGGTGCGTTGCCAACCGTTCTCTCGGTATTGAGCGGATCCCCACTCCCAAGCAACCCGCCAACACCAATCCGGTACGTTCGCTGCTGATCCAGGCCTCTTCCGAGTCGAACTGCGCCCATTCCTGCCTCTCCGCACTTCGTCGACTCAAAAGACTCGCCCATGACTCGGACAAGAATAACTCCGTCTTTTCCTCGCTCAACGCAAGCAAAGTCCTCACCAACATCGTCTTCTCCAGCATAGGTTCCGAGTTCCCAGAGTTAAACCACGAGGCACTTGCACTCCTCGTAATATTCCCTCTCACAGACTCGGAGTGCACCTTGGTAGCCTCGGATGGGGTCCGTGTTGCCTTCCTATCACACCTACTTCGCCATTCTTCGATCAAAGTCCGAGTCAACTTGGCTGCACTCATCGAAATCGTCGTGTTTGGAACTCGTTTCTCGGAACTCCGAGCTCAA